A region of the Cytophagia bacterium CHB2 genome:
GAGCAACATGCGCAGCGCCGCGAGCACATCCAACAACAAACGCAGCGGCAAAACTTTGAATAATTGCGCCGCCGGCATATTCTTGAGCAGCAGAATCAGGCCGTTGCGATGATTCAGATAAACCTTGCGCGGGGATTCCGCTTGCAGCGTCGAACCGGCTTGATGATAAACCACGGCGCCCGGCACGGCGCGCACGCGATAACCTGCCCAATGCAAGCGCCAGTTGAGATCGATTTCTTCCATGTGCGCGAAGAAATGTTCATCCAACTCGCCGGTTTCCGTCAGCGCCGCCTGCCGCAGCAAGCAGCACGCGCCGCTCGCCCAAAAAATATCGACTTCATCGTCGTACTGGCCGCGATCGTGTTCGAGCGTAAAAAAAATTCTGCCGCGGCAAAACGGATAGCCGAGCCAATCCATAAAACCGCCGGCCGCCCCGGCATAATCAAACTGATCCGGTGCATCGAGAGCGAGAATTTTCGGCTGGCAAGCAGCGACGCTTTCATCACGCTCCATCGCAGCCACCAGCGGCGCAAGCCAGCCGGGTGTAACCACCGCGTCATTATTGAGCAGCGCGGCATACTTGCCCCGGCTTGCACGCAATCCGAGATTGCAGCCGCCGGCATAACCGAGATTCTTTGCGCTCGCCACAACTCTTACTTCGGGGAAATGAGGCAACACTCTCGCAACGCTGCCGTCATCGCCGGCATTGTCAATGAGCAAAATCTCAAAGGGGCGGTAATCCGTGGCTTGCAAGCTTTGCAAGCATCTTTGCAATATTTCCGCGCCGCGCCAATGCGGAATGATAATCGACACCAACGGCCATTTTTTTTCAACAGGCACGGCGGTTCAGCCTCGCGTTTAATTCGAGGAATGGCTGGTATCAACCGGCGCGGGCGCCGTGCCGCGCAACTGTTCCAACTGCGTGCGCGCCGCTTGATCATCCGGAAAGCGCGCCAACAATTGTTCCAAAGCCGTCACCGCTTTATCGCGCTCGCCGGTCATACTGTAAAGGCGCGCTAACCACTGATACCCTTCACGCTGCGCCGGATTTTGCTTGATCACCTCCTGCGCCAGGGATTCGGCCAGCGCCCGTTGCCCGCGATAGTTCAAATAATCGGCAAACGACAGTTTATCATTCACGGCGGTCAGCCGGCCGTACTCATTTTCAATCATGTTGCGATAGCGCTTGGTCAGCTCTTCCGGGCGCCCGGCCTGCGCATACATCAAGCCAATCGCCTCGTTGATGCGAAAATCACTCGTCGGAATGACATACTCCGGCATGACTTGTCCCATGCGATCGAGCGTTCTTACGACCTCGTCATTCTCACGGCGGGAGAGATGATATTGCGCCAGGTGCAGGAACGCGGAACGGTAGTTTTGCAGCAGGTTCAGCACGTTGGCCAGGTTGTCCGGCAGCTCGTCGCCGCAGTGGTTGCCGGCCAGGGCCTGCTCGCGCTTCATGTTCACCAGGAACTCGCCGCGCTTGTAGTCCTCACCGAAGAGCACGAAGCCCAGGTCCAGGTAGCAGATGGCCTGGATGTGGAAGGTGCGCGCGTACACCTCCTCCTGGTCGTGCAGGGGGGTTGCCGCGAGCCATTGTGCGAAGGGGGCGAGGGTCGCCGCGGCCTCCGGGCAGTGCAGGCCCAGCATGGCGGTGCAGCGCTCCACGGCGGCGGGCAGCCCGGCATCGGGGTAGGACACCAGGGGCGTGAACGGGCGGTATTTGGCCAGGTGGTTCATCGGTCAGAGGCCGCGTGCGGGGCGCATCTTGAAGCCGAAGCCGGTCTCACCCTTGGTGTCGGCGGTGGCCTCCATCATCTCGATGCTCTCCTCGCGGTGCGCGGGCGGGATCACGAAGCGCTCGTTGAAGGTGGCCAGGCTGGTGAGGCGGAAGATGGCATCGGCCTCGGCCGCGTTGGTGCGCCCGATGTTCAGGGCCTCCTCCACTTCCTCCTTCGGCAGATCGCCCACGGTGGCGTCGCGGCGGTGGATCTTCACGGCCAGCAGCTTGCGCAGCACGTTGCGCACCTTCTCCTCATCGCCGGCGGTGAACAGGCTGGCGAGGTACTTCATGGGCAGGCGCGCGGTCTCCACCCCGCCCCAGAGGCTCTTGGTGGTGCTGTCGTACACGCCGTCGGCGTCCACACTGGCCATGGCGGGCAGCATGGGCGGCACGTAGAACAGGTTGGGCAGCGTGCGGAACTCCGGGTGCAGCGGCAGGGCGATGCCCCATTGCTTCACGAACTTGTACACCGGGGAGAGCTGGGCGGCGCGGATGGTGGTGTCGGCGATGCCGTTGGCCTTGTCC
Encoded here:
- a CDS encoding glycosyltransferase family 2 protein, translating into MPVEKKWPLVSIIIPHWRGAEILQRCLQSLQATDYRPFEILLIDNAGDDGSVARVLPHFPEVRVVASAKNLGYAGGCNLGLRASRGKYAALLNNDAVVTPGWLAPLVAAMERDESVAACQPKILALDAPDQFDYAGAAGGFMDWLGYPFCRGRIFFTLEHDRGQYDDEVDIFWASGACCLLRQAALTETGELDEHFFAHMEEIDLNWRLHWAGYRVRAVPGAVVYHQAGSTLQAESPRKVYLNHRNGLILLLKNMPAAQLFKVLPLRLLLDVLAALRMLLRLQWRQAVKVFAAYGYLITHAAQIKRQRRQGYDSRKIAPAAMLSKFYSRSIVWDYFAGGKKRFSDLPS
- a CDS encoding tetratricopeptide repeat protein; its protein translation is MNHLAKYRPFTPLVSYPDAGLPAAVERCTAMLGLHCPEAAATLAPFAQWLAATPLHDQEEVYARTFHIQAICYLDLGFVLFGEDYKRGEFLVNMKREQALAGNHCGDELPDNLANVLNLLQNYRSAFLHLAQYHLSRRENDEVVRTLDRMGQVMPEYVIPTSDFRINEAIGLMYAQAGRPEELTKRYRNMIENEYGRLTAVNDKLSFADYLNYRGQRALAESLAQEVIKQNPAQREGYQWLARLYSMTGERDKAVTALEQLLARFPDDQAARTQLEQLRGTAPAPVDTSHSSN
- the narH gene encoding nitrate reductase subunit beta (with NarGJI catalyzes the reduction of nitrate; the beta subunit is an iron sulfur cluster containing electron transfer subunit; one of 3 nitrate reductases in E. coli and in E. coli is expressed when nitrate levels are high), with amino-acid sequence DKANGIADTTIRAAQLSPVYKFVKQWGIALPLHPEFRTLPNLFYVPPMLPAMASVDADGVYDSTTKSLWGGVETARLPMKYLASLFTAGDEEKVRNVLRKLLAVKIHRRDATVGDLPKEEVEEALNIGRTNAAEADAIFRLTSLATFNERFVIPPAHREESIEMMEATADTKGETGFGFKMRPARGL